One Arachis hypogaea cultivar Tifrunner chromosome 18, arahy.Tifrunner.gnm2.J5K5, whole genome shotgun sequence genomic window, TAATAGATGACATTGAAAGACCATTAAAGATATTTTATGACAATAAGTCAACAATActatactccaacaacaataagagcttaacaaaatcgaagcatatagacatcaagttcttagttgtcaaggaaaAAGGTTAAGAAAAACAGATTTAGAACATATAGGAAtagagtatatgctagcagacccattaccaagggattgacccctaaagtctttcatgagcacactgctcggatgggtgtcaatatttgtgatgccttggttttgtgggagtttattttatgctatatgtcctatgacagatattgaattattttctgcagaattaagttgatggtttatttcatgttatgtgaaatattcattttgcaatatttgttttgtgtttgatctcaataaagttttaaagttggACCAGTTGGAAATATACAAGCATGAGATCgcttggcatgtaatttccatattactcatccaaatttgatctatgtcgtcaagtatattaggatggtgattgtcgTGGTTCAGTCACgacattaatgtgataaaagctgcgatagttccatatctaatgtatgagacagaccagattgttaaagtaataagggaaatagcattcagatgcgcgcataaagtttataagatgtgattatgtcaagaaagaatatatgtatagcccaagtgggagatatttaggaaattattttaatttctaatttgtttgtgggcaatacatatattaattataatcacaaattatgctatttcaaattaaatgacttatataatggtgatctcacttattgttataaatgctaaattgaataagtcataattacttttgatttggaattaaatgagaataaaaccagaaattatcttttgttctttagataattatcttttggattttagatatattatcttttggactttagatactattttatttggattttagggtttaatgggtgccatgctcaaatataaatagtgtctTTAGAGTTTCGGTCctcaatataccaaagccgccttaGCAACTCTTTTCCCATCACAGAAGTTGCAATTCAGcctcctaggaatacagaaggctttggttgaggaagatcgaaagaatcaCAAGATCCAGACTCTTCTAATcatgattcatgtttatgaattcaggtacgttTTCGCATTCaagtattttcttttttaatgatttaacatgaATAATCTTTGGGTTAagaaattttgtaaaaattccaacatgtatatatatatatttgtctatTGATTCACTTTTTGTATTATGTTATTGTGAAGATGTAAAATAGTAAGGGAAGTTCTATGGTGCTTACCGTTAAAAATCAACATGGTATGTTGAACATATGTGTCTAAGAAAGAAGAGTGACACGTGAGATTTGATTTATTTGTATGTGTGTAAGCTACAAACGCTGTTTTGGTACCGTTCTTTTTATTGTaaagctaattatttattaatattttgattaacttttggataacaatatattttttgaaCTGGGCTGGACCAAAATTTTTTTGAACTTCTAACTTGGACTGGATAATAATAGTGAATGGTTTTTTAGACTCTTTTTGTCTTTTTTAAGTCTGGTTGAAAACGTTTTCCTACTCCAATGGgtaaaaataaattaaccaaCCATGATATAGACATGTCttacacaaatataaatatataatacgtATACTTTCTAGCTTTCGTAATTTGAATGAATATTTTACTGAAgagtaaataatatattattttttatataaaattattaaaacttaaaatttgaatgaactataataaagaatattaaatattattattattattattaagttttaataaagaatattaaatattattattattattattattattattattattattattatcgcaAACATTAATAtacttttttaaactaatttaatacGTATTAAGTTTGTCTCGAAATACATATCATCTAACTTATAAAGAAGATATGTGTATACCTATATAGTTTTTATTGTAAATGAGATAAGTAGtattacataaattaataaatatctcttaaataatatattttcataaataaaacatataatttatttatttaaaaaattataattatactttttttttatttttttaagtgttcTTAATTACCTGATTGttgttataataaaaatatgaaaaataatatattgtTTACTCTTCAGTAAAATATTCATTCAAATTACGAAAGCTAGAAAGtatatgtattatatttatatatatatatttttttggactGGGATCCAGGCCAACAACCAACCCAGATCCAAAACAGGACAACCTCAACTAGAATCAAACCCAAACAACAAACCCACATCCCAACCCGGTCCTATTCCTTATGATTCCTCAAGGCCATCAGCTATTACAATTGATTTCCCATTTTCCAACCCGCAACTGAAAGCAACATTACCTAATACCAAAATGTAAGGGTATATGAACAAAATATACAAAGAGGAACTATATACATGAAGCTGCTCTAGTAAAAGAACCGAGATAGGAAATTGCTGTGCtgaaatgcaagaagaacaacaGGAAAATGTGAGGCCGCCCTGTACGCAGAGCATCAAAACtggaggagaagaaggaggaaaTTATAACTGCACATTTCAAACAAAGAGGCTAACCGCGCATGCAACAGAGACAACCTCCCCAATCTACCAATTTCATAGTCTGAAAACCCTAGATCAAGGTCAATGGCCACCTATGCAGACTTGTGCATCAATACAGCAACCCACCTGACCTCCTCTGCCTCAATTAGAAGCTCTGCCTCTGGTATTCATACAGTATCATGGAACGAGTTGTCCTCCACAGCAACCTAATTAGTGCTCGTCACCTCTCAATTCGCTCCTGAACTGATTAGCAATCTGGAGATAGCAAGCTGATCCCCTCGGAGAATGTTCCTGATGGACAGTGGCCTATGCATGATCCAATTCTGGCTGAGGGTGCCGTGACCTGTGAGCTTCGCCACTTCATGCGCTAATGAGTTCGCTTCTCTAGGCACCCAGGTAAAGCCACAGTTTGGAATGCCTCTTACTAAATGTAATATGTCCTGTAGAATAACTTGAATTTCTACAATTGTTGCATGTAATTTTAGTGCCTGAATAAGCATCTGATTGTCTGATTCTATGATAACTTTTTGCATTTGAAAATTACGTGACAAAATTAAGGCTGCTCTAACTGCTAATGCCTCCGCAGCTAATGGTGAAGTGGCAACTATTGAGGAGTTAATTCCTGAGAGAAGGGTACCATTATGGTCTCTGAACACTGCTGCAGTTGCTCCCGTAGAACTAGCTTTATCAAAAGCTGCATCCACATTGCATTTGATCCAACCCACCAGTGGCGGTCTCCAGGTAACTCTGCCGCCTGTTCTTGTAGCAATAGTTGAACTCTTTACTGGTTCCTCTGCCATTTCTGCACATTCTAGCTCCATTAATTTAGCTTTACGAATCACCATAATAGGATTAGGAGTAGACTTCTGATATATCGCTTGGTTTCTTGCTTTCCACACTTCCCACACTAGAAAACCAACCATACTGCTGCAATGATCATAATCATTCCCTGTGTTTAATCTCATTTTTTCTAGAATATCCAACAACCACTTCCCAAAAGAAAAAACTGTTAGGGCCGTAGGGCAACATTGAATTTGGGCTCCAAACCAAGCTGCCCTTGTCCAAGGGCATAGCAGCAGAGCATGCTCAGTGGTCTCTGGTTCCTGCAAACAAATAGTACATATAGGAGTGTTagttattcttttattaaaaagattttcaaaaacagGTAAAATGTTATGCGAAGCTCGCCATAGAAAGGTTCTGATTTTCTGAGGAACTCTTAATTTCCAAATCTGTTGCCACAAAAACTTTAAATCTTCACTGGAAGATGGGTTATTAGTATAGCCGAAGCTCTTTTCATTCCTAGCAACATAATATCCCGTCTTGATAGTGTAATTGCCATCCATTCTAAAAGGCCAGCTGAACCTATCCTCCCTTCCAAAAAGACTTACCGGAGTTCTAATGATTTTATCAACCGAAGCTCCATCAAAATACTTCTTTAATTTATTCAAATTCCACCCCTCTCCCTCAACAATCAGATCCTTGACAAACCTAACATCAAGATTTCTAATCACAGGATTCTTATCCATATTCATTATCCACTTATCTTCCAAGATTCTCACTCTCTCTCCATTCCCTATTAACCATCTTCCATTTCTCAAAAGAAAGTCCCTGCCGTATACAATACTTTTCCACATCCATGAAGCCGCCCTTCCTACTGTAGCATCCTTAAAATCCTCATTAGGAAAGTAAATAGCTTTTAGTACCTGAACCCAAATTGCTTTAGGATTTTCCAACATTCTCCACGCTTGTTTTGCCAAATGTGCTATATTCTGACTATATAAATCCTTAAACCCAATACCTCCATCCTTTTTACTGACACAGACCTTATCCCAACTCTTCCAATGGACACCTCTTTCCTTACCTGAAGACGCCCACCAAAATTTGGCTATTCTCTTACTTAGGCGATCATAAAATCCTTTAGGAAAAAGAACCACATTCATAGTATAGGCAGGTATTGCTTGAACAATTGATTTGATGAGGACCTCCTTCTCAGCTTGATTAAGGAGTTTTTGTTTCCAACCTCCTAACTTATCCACCACTCTGTCCTCAATCCACCTTAGAGCCTTATTCTTTGATCTTCCCCAGTGAGCCGGAAGCCCAAGATACTTACCCGGTTTATCCCAAGCTGACAAATCCAATATCTCTTCtatttcaactctattcctaatGGAGATCAGGTTCCCAAACGTGATTCCCGACTTGTCCAAATTGATTCTCTGTCCTGAGGCTTCAGTGTAAATGTTCAAAATATTAACAAGTTGGTATATTTCCTCCTCACTATCTTTTGAGAAAATTATACAATCATCTGCAAAAAGGAGGTGTGAGATAGCTGGAGCAGTAGAGGCGATTTTAACTCTTGAAATTCTGCCTTCTTCTTTAGCCTTATCCATCAGGATGGTGAAAACCTCGGCCGCTAAGATAAACAAGTACGGCGATAAAGGATCTCCCTGCTGAAGTCCCCTCTGCGGCTCAATGGTCGTTGATAGAAGTCCATTTATCTTAATCTTATAACTAACTTGGCTCACACACTTCATCAACATCTTAATCCAATGCGAGTTAAACCCAAAAGCCCTTAGAGTAGCTTCTAAAAACGACCACTCCATCCTATCATAAGCTTTATTCATATCAATCTTAATAGCTAAGTTCTTGGAAGCTTTCGCCCCTTTTCTATTCAAATCATGGAACATTTCCTGTACTATTACCAAGTTATCTTGAATTAGGCGGCCTCCCACAAAAGCACTCTGAATGGGTGAAATGATATTATCTATTATTCTCCTAAGTCTACCAACCAACACCCTAGAGATAACCTTATAAATAAAGTTACAACAACTAATCGGCCTAAGTTGATTTAGAGTTTCCGGGTGGTTAGTCTTAGGGACTAAAACTATAAAAGTTTCCCCAAAGCTGCTCGGTATATCTCCGTCATGAAAGAAGCTCTTAACAACATCACAAACCTCTTTACCAACAACTGACCAGTATTTTTAAAAGAAGAGACCATTCAGACCATCTGGTCCCGACGCCTTAAGACTCCCTAAACTAAAAGTAGCCTCTTTAATTTCCTGATCAGTAACCTCCTCCATGAGCTCCCCATTCATATCCTCAGTCACTCTGACAGGAACATGGCTTATGCAAGCAGTCATATCTAGATTCTCTATAGccgtaaaaagattttgaaagtgaGCAGCTGCTAGCTTGAGAATCTCCCTTTCCCCACACACCCAATTTCCTATAGGATCCTTTAATCTCTCTATCCTATTTCTATCTCTTCTTTGAATGGTAGAAGCATGGAAGAAGGAAGTATTCTTGTCCCCGAAATTCAGCCATTTCACCATCGACCTCTGACCCCAATATTTCTCCTCTTGTCTCCATAATCTGGTGATCTCCAATTTAAGCCTGTAGATCTCCTGTTGCTGAGTCTCTGTAAAATCCTCTTCCTGCAGCTGTTTGAGGCGAAGCCTTAAACTTTCTATTTCCACATCAGCCCTCTTAAAGCTAGTTCTACTCCATTTGGTTAATTCCTTCTTGCAATTCTGCATTCTTCGATTCAGATTTTCCCAGTGATCAGAACCAGTATAGCCAGAACTGCTCCATCCTCTCCTTATAACAGCGTCACAGTCAGCATGGTCCACCCAAAAGGCctcaaacttaaaacttttaatccTTCTACCTCTAGGTTTAACATCAAGAACTAGAGGAGCATGATCCGAGCTAATAGGCGGTAAGGCTGAGAGCGTGGCATGTTGGAAGGCTCTTCTCCATTCCCAATTGACGAGAACCCTATCAAGTCTTTCCTTAGTAACACAACCATTCCTTGGATTACTAAACCAGGTGTATTTCATCCCTTGAAGTTCCATATCCAAGAGAGCATTCTTATGTACAAAATTTCTGAAAGATTGTATCTGACAACTTGGCTTAGGATGCAAACCCACCTTCTCATCTTGGGAAATAACATCATTAAAGTCTCCGATCAACACTGTTGGCTGTGCTAGACTGTCATTTACAAAAGTTAAATCCTTCCATAACTCCTTCCTTTTCTTGTAGTCTGGATGACCATAAACAAAAATAGCCTCCCAATCCTTGTCATTGCCACTGCTAACTttagttttaataaaattatcaCACCAAGCATAAACATGAATATTTACATTACTCTTCCAAAAAATACAAAGTCCCCCGGAAAGCCCCCGGGATTCTACACAAAACATGTTATCAAACCCTAACTTTCTCCTAATTCTATCACAACTTAGTTTAGTAGCTTTGGTTTCCATAAGGAACAAAAGGGACGGCCTGCGAGATTTACAAATACTTTTTAATTCATGCACTGTCGAAGGGGCCGCCATTCCTCGACAGTTCCAGCTGACGACAATCATGGCTGGTTGTGGGGCATGTTAAGGCCCGCCTCCTCAGCCATGTCTGTCCCAGCAACATACTTGTACTTCTTACCTGGTTGTTGCATACAAATTTCCATAGTTTCCTTCATTTCCTCTTCATTGTTCACAATGATGCGTACATCCCTTTTCCTTTTGAGGTTTAAATGCACTCCTAAGTTATAAGCCAGCTCCAAAGCCCGCTTGTAATCAATCCTCTGGTGAGGCTTTGCCATCCCATCGTGATCCACATCTGGCTGATCCCCTGCTAGTTCAACAAAATACTTCTCATCATTCTCCATCCTCTGAATCATGGTCCTGGTAGCTGCAGTACCAATTCCTTTCAATTTTGGTTTTTCCCAATAACTCCACAGCTGATTTGCATTAAGACTTTTTGAATCTGTCCCCCTCACTGTTTGCTCCAGCATTTCTTTAttgagttgttggttttgctgagACTCCTTCCAGCCAAAAAGCTTTTTCAGCTCTTGCCTGATTGTTAAACATTTGTTAATGTCCCTCCCCACTTCATTTACCTGCAATTTTCCTGTTCTGATCTCAGATACCATCAGCCCAGCTGGCTCGAGCTCATTGTATGTTGTTCCCATACCAAAAGGTTCCGACTCCTTTTTTCATTTGGCTTGTACGTGGTCCTGATCCCCATCATCATATTGCCTTGCATCCCAACTATCCTCTTCTGCCACATGAACCTTTTCCTTCCCTTTCACCATCCTGTTGATAAAGGTAGCTGGCCTCTCACCAAATCTTGAATGTTTGTCTTCAGAAATAACACGCCTGGATGAAAGATTTTGTGAGTCTTCGTCAATCTGCTCCCTTGATCCCTGACTCTCCTTATCATGGATTCTTTGCTGCTCCAGGTAAGGCTTAAAGGTTCTTTGAGAGCCCCTGCCTGGTCTATTCCCCGAAAAGCTATCATCTGCCCATGTCTCCTTCATAGTCTCGATTCTCACACGCTAACTTTTCATCCGTCAATTCCCTGATTCCATCTTCTCGTTGCTCTGTATCTCTGGCTGATATGACCTTGGCTCTGTTGACCCCCAGTCCCGGAGCATACCTTGGCTTCGTAGAATCCCAACATGCCGTTGCCATTGGACTTGTACATTCCCTCTTATTATGACCAAGGACTCCACAATTTAGGCAATAGCTGTCCTGAATCCTTTCGTACTTGAGATCAACCCATATATCATGAAAATTGTCTCTTGCTAGCCAAAAATCAGTAGGTAAAGGTTTAGTGACATTTAAAGTTACCTTCACCCTCAAAAAGGTTCTTTAAAGGATGTTATTCCATCTTGGGTTTTCCGTTTCCATCACGACACCCAGTCTCTTACCAATAGTCTCAGCTGTTTTCACCGTTAAGAAATGGAGTGGAAGCCCATGAATTTGAACCCATAGCTCCATGTAATTGTGATCAACATCATATACTGACTGTCTTCCATTCCATATCTGCAGGTTGAGAAGATTTCCTCTGATGCTCCatggtcctcctttacaaatctggATACCCTTGTTTTTATCCCTAAAGCTGATTAGAACTTTGTTTCTGCCAACATCAGAGATGACTACACCATCAGGATTCCCCCAGATTCCCAGCAATGCTGCTTTACAAGTCTTAAAATTAACTTCTTTGTCAGAGATAATTTTACCCACCATATTCAGATTATCTTCAATAAA contains:
- the LOC140181275 gene encoding uncharacterized protein, which codes for MAAPSTVHELKSICKSRRPSLLFLMETKATKLSCDRIRRKLGFDNMFCVESRGLSGGLCIFWKSNVNIHVYAWCDNFIKTKVSSGNDKDWEAIFVYGHPDYKKRKELWKDLTFVNDSLAQPTVLIGDFNDVISQDEKVGLHPKPSCQIQSFRNFVHKNALLDMELQGMKYTWFSNPRNGCVTKERLDRVLVNWEWRRAFQHATLSALPPISSDHAPLVLDVKPRGRRIKSFKFEAFWVDHADCDAVIRRGWSSSGYTGSDHWENLNRRMQNCKKELTKWSRTSFKRADVEIESLRLRLKQLQEEDFTETQQQEIYRLKLEITRLWRQEEKYWGQRSMVKWLNFGDKNTSFFHASTIQRRDRNRIERLKDPIGNWVCGEREILKLAAAHFQNLFTAIENLDMTACISHVPVRVTEDMNGELMEEVTDQEIKEATFSLGSLKASGPDGLNGLFF